The proteins below are encoded in one region of Ostrea edulis chromosome 3, xbOstEdul1.1, whole genome shotgun sequence:
- the LOC125672425 gene encoding uncharacterized protein LOC125672425 — MTCQTEEPRKRSVKIQVAAKNKEKGLQVNLQPRVRSIGIQFNGRDDLPTPQVPPAAVPVLDLSSGGESIEEVGSEAASLYEPFSGCASSDDSHIHNNNNEKPYNPLDEEKFIVSRSKLLELFSSCKRCHRHATPTVHQVIGTMARISAECEFCGFTWQWSSQPSLGNIPVGNLGLSASILFSGALAAKVLRVLQLMGVATITSRTFYSHQASVPFPFIARVWNRHQETYARQAVERGEPLIVGGDGRADSPGHCAKFGSYSTIDLEKGIVIDIQLVQSNEVKNSNGMEKRGLERAVYWVKNNDLEIRTIVTDRHLQIQKWIRENLPETTHYYDVWHVAKGLKKKVLATAKQSECGQLSKWSRSLTNHLYWVATSTPNGDGDLMWAKWESVENHVHNKHEGHNELFPSCAHGTLYGDERKKKWIKPGSKASEKISDIILSNQMKRDIPKLSPLYQTSQIEAFHSTVNHFAPKMVAFSYYGMYCRLIVAALHFNENTSRVQAATKEGNMQFKISFPKFKHGEYSVRKRTVDSTYGYVTLLMTETFASMEASVDATSPHQPPVSCLPEIQPPPLCSNFVHPEKSEAVQHFRSRFRRKETPV, encoded by the exons ATGACCTGTCAGACAGAAGAACCTAGGAAACGCAGTGTTAAGATCCAAGTGGCTGCAAAGAATAAAGAGAAAG GGCTGCAAGTTAATCTCCAACCACGTGTTCGCAGCATTGGTATACAATTTAATGGCAGGGATGACTTGCCCACTCCACAAGTACCACCAGCAGCAGTTCCTGTCCTGGATTTGTCAAGTGGGGGAGAGTCAATAGAGGAAGTAGGGAGTGAGGCTGCCTCACTGTATGAACCATTTAGTGGCTGTGCCAGTTCAGATGATTCTCATATTCATAATAATAA caATGAAAAGCCCTACAACCCACTGGATGAAGAAAAGTTTATAGTGTCCAGATCAAAGTTGTTGGAGCTATTCAGTAGCTGCAAGAGGTGCCATAGACACGCCACCCCCACTGTTCATCAGGTGATAGGGACGATGGCCAGGATTAGTGCAGAGTGTGAATTCTGTGGATTTACTTGGCAATGGAGTAGCCAGCCCTCCCTTGGAAACATTCCGGTAGGAAACCTCGGATTATCTGCCAGCATTCTGTTCTCTGGAGCCCTTGCTGCTAAAGTTCTGCGGGTTCTGCAGTTGATGGGAGTTGCAACCATAACAAGTAGAACATTTTATTCCCACCAGGCATCTGTGCCGTTTCCTTTCATTGCTCGTGTGTGGAACAGACACCAGGAGACGTATGCCAGGCAAGCGGTGGAACGAGGGGAGCCACTGATTGTCGGTGGAGATGGGCGAGCTGACTCCCCTGGTCACTGTGCCAAGTTTGGCTCCTACAGCActattgaccttgaaaaaggaATTGTGATTGACATCCAGCTAGTTCAG AGTAATGAAGTAAAGAATAGTAATGGTATGGAGAAAAGAGGTCTCGAGCGTGCTGTTTACTGGGTAAAAAATAACGATCTGGAGATAAGGACGATCGTGACTGACCGCCATCTACAAATCCAGAAGTGGATCAGGGAAAATTTACCCGAGACCACTCATTACTATGATGTGTGGCATGTTGCTAAAg GTTTAAAGAAAAAAGTCCTGGCTACCGCCaaacagagtgaatgtggacaGCTATCGAAGTGGAGCAGGAGCCTGACAAATCACCTATATTGGGTAGCAACCTCTACACCTAATGGGGATGGGGACTTGATGTGGGCAAAGTGGGAATCCGTTGAAAACCATGTTCACAACAAGCATGAGGGACACAATGAGCTATTCCCATCGTGTGCCCATGGCACGCTTTATGGCGACGAACGAAAGAAGAAGTGGATAAAACCAG gatCAAAAGCAAGTGAGAAGATTAGTGACATCATCTTGTCCAATCAGATGAAAAGGGACATTCCCAAGCTATCCCCATTGTACCAGACATCACAGATAGAGGCATTCCATAGTACTGTTAACCACTTTGCCCCCAAAATGGTGGCCTTCTCTTACTATGGCATGTACTGCAG GTTGATCGTTGCTGCTcttcatttcaatgaaaatacgTCAAGAGTGCAGGCTGCTACAAAGGAAGGGAACATGCAGTTCAAGATCAGCTTTCCCAAGTTTAAGCATGGAGAGTACAGTGTGCGAAAGAGAACTGTAGATTCAACATATG GGTATGTAACTTTATTGATGACTGAGACATTCGCATCCATGGAAGCTTCAGTTGATGCTACATCACCCCATCAACCACCTGTCTCCTGCTTGCCAGAAATACAACCACCACCACTTTGCAGTAACTTTGTGCATCCTGAAAAAAGTGAGGCAGTGCAGCATTTCAGATCTCGTTTTAGGAGGAAAGAGACACCAGTATAG
- the LOC130052801 gene encoding P2X purinoceptor 7-like, whose translation MATVNDNSVTSDSSSDIDLHMSFEISSFEEEHEEHQQDIVPYRFEPEATDLSESDGSSEDEVDDQHRLENTDWCNCGSCTPMPTALESKCCSEIPQIVEKIESYSDDLTCITRHPGFQTVCLDVFVLETAYYQYRSQYGDIQNSMNERNRYTAYRQLARWCWGYLGKSVRVPLPSCAVTKIRETFSSEEYHGYQDPE comes from the exons ATGGCAACTGTAAACGATAACAGCGTAACCTCGGATTCTTCGTCGGATATTGACCTACACATGTCATTTGAGATATCATCCTTCGAAGAAGAACACGAGGAACATCAGCAGGACATAGTCCCATATCGGTTTGAACCTGAAGCGACTGATCTTAGCGAATCGGATGGCTCAAGCGAAGACGAAGTCGACGACCAGCACAGACTAGAAAATACAGATTG GTGCAATTGTGGATCATGCACACCCATGCCCACAGCATTAGAAAGCAAATGCTGCTCTGAAATTCCACAGATTGTCGAGAAAATTGAGTCTTATAGTGATGATTTAACCTGCATTACAAGACATCCTGGATTCCAGACTGTTTGTCTAGACGTCTTTGTCCTGGAGACTGCATACTACCAGTATCGTTCTCAGTATGGAGATATACAGAACAGCATGAATGA GAGAAACAGATATACCGCATATCGTCAACTAGCTCGTTGGTGTTGGGGCTACTTAGGAAAGAGTGTTCGAGTTCCCCTCCCCTCCTGTGCAGTAACAAAGATCCGTGAGACATTCAGCTCAGAGGAATATCACGGATATCAAGACCCAGAATGA